CCTTAAAATAAAGAAtaagtaaattttaaaataataaaaatagacaaAGATACTTAGCTTGTTTTGATCTGATAGGGTCGGCAGTGGAGGTTTtccgaagcattgactctgaccctcGGAGGATTGACAAAAAAAAGTAATGGGAGGaagtgagtgtaggaggaattcattgatgggagtgatcaaaccctaattaaataaaaggcaggaaagtatttaaataattaaagattAAGACTTAACTTTtgaatttgacgtggcgcgttgtcggagtgaaccctgctggtaaccctgaaaaggcaaggcacaaaagaaaatgtttcagtgtattggaatgttcgtcctaaaccctgattagggtatgatTGGAATAAGAAacacaaacgatttaattaattattggtctcgcgacctaattaattaaatagggatgagaaaataaaatcgagagtaacaataatttttataaattgtaTAGAGTGAAATTaaaatatgtatgaattttttgtgtaattaagtaattaaaaaaaagagaaagaaaataaaaaaaaataatataataagtataaaatattattattattattatcatataaaAAGGAAATTTTTAGAAAAGGGTTTTGTTAgtggaaaaataaattaaaacaaatatataaatgtatataTGTAAAAAGAttgtttaataataaataaataaaaaaagaaagaaaagaactcaGCTTTTTTTTCAGTGTGGGTGGCTTCTGAGGAACTATGGTGCACCCTCAACGCTTGATTCGTTGGATCTGAGCTTGGCTTAATCTGACGGCTTCCAAAGGTCAGACGCTAAGGGTGTATAGTAAGCCTGGGCGCCTGCGTGGATACTGAATCTGCCTGCAAGGTTAAACGAGAAATAGAACAAAAATAATGCAAGGGGCAGGGTTCGAACCCGTACCCTTGCCAATCAGAGCCTTTGGACACGCCTAGCTTCCGCTTCACCACCTTCACTTTGCTGTTAACATGTTATCCATaacataatatatacaaaaacaaaattcaaaattatgaaGGATAGAAACTACGCGCCCAGCTTCTTCTTCCTCGTGAATACAGTAGCGTTTTTTGGCAACGGTTTGGGTCTGTGGCTATACACCTGCAAATCTCAAGAAACTCCATACGGGCATGAAAATCAAAGATAAACACATGGTTACGTTCGTATCATCATCACCGATTCAATGATAGCCCCAATTCGGTCCAACTCCCAttatttctaaaaaccctaactcAAAGCTTTGAAAACCCTACAATGGTGGATCCTTATATTCACaacgaaaatcaaattaaacatgCAGAAACGGTCTAATCATTAACCTGAACACGAATATGCAATCAAAATCTATTTATGATGCACGATAAATTATAATCGAAGCaaagaaaaatttagaaaacCGCGTGTAATTAGGAGCGTTTCTGGACGTTTGGATCGAGGGTGATGATATGATTATGAACAGAAAGCTTCAGAGAATTGATTGGGATGCTTTGAATTGCTTGAATCGCCCTAGAATCTCGACTGCAACTTCACCTTAGAGCCACGTTTTTTTTTTGAGTTCTCCTCAAGTTTCCTTGCTGCAAATCCTTGTCCAAAACCGACCCTTATGATTTGTGCACATTAGGTACTTATAGAAGATGTATTAGGTCAATAGAAACTCAacaaaatctctttgaatcattgATTGAATTTTGATGGGATATTGAATATAAACTTTCTAAAACTTCATCCAATTTCAATCTTTCCAAATTAATATGTGTGAGCACGAATTTGATAGCAATTATGGGATATTTTGTTGATTGGAATGATTGGAAATCAAAGATGAATCAaatctttttctattttctttcaaatatttgattaatattgacttttttaatgaataaaaattcatataaaatcaattaattatcaATAATTCGTAGTATTGGATAtggacctcattggtgacttgtggaacaagattgggccaaaagaAATTGGGTTCCTTTACAAgaaaaatccattttgaggcattttcttcacattttccttctcaaatttgtccaactttgacaaggtctatctctctcaatttttgaggtatgaatgtggtctaggacattttggaaaccttagagagtcctctaaccagtgtctttggtctcatatcaaaatcattttccattctcattttatgtccttttgaaaaaagtgtctttttgttgacttttgaaaaggacctatagtgttttggtccatatctcttaaatgaagcatttttagacttggcatgtgagagacaattttgtagagaattcaatttccttcaaaatgagttttggattggaaatttctgatgttccatgtgagagttatggctggtcaaagttcagttgacttttcctatacaaaaccctaatttagaaaccttttgaattgttgattttttatctttccttgatgaaccatgatcaattcttgatcaaatggtgaatgatacttcaatatgaggatcttgacaaaaaatcaggagttttgaccttgctttgaccacagttgactttttaggtcaactagtcgactgttgactttctgagcttttgaatgaccaaaactttgagataggccttgatacttgtcatggagatgatgtgggatatattgagccatatgagatgccttggagccatttgattcactgatttttctttgaataagccaaaccctagttccagagccttgtataggagagtgtgtctaggagctttgtgtattgatttgaatttgaataagagaaatagtatgggcaaattttgaggtatgacactTTGGATGAGGGCTATCAGGTCTTTTCGATACTCCTCGATTATCGAAAACGTACATACTTGGATTGATTCCTTGCACGTCCCAACCAGTGGAGAACGAAACCCTTTCGAACATTTCCACCATCTGGCTATCATAAATTGCCCCACACCTGAGACACATGATGATTTCAGATTTTTCCTTGTGACAGCGAACCAAAAAACTTAAGAGACTTTCACCAGGCCTTGGGTAAACCTTCAACAACTGGTTCTCTTGCCTCTAGTGTCCTTGTATCTTGATCTGTTAGGCCCTTTCGTAGTttgcttgaacccttcgatttagcATGATTGATATGGGATTACTGTTAGGTTTTAACACTAAAATAAAATACGAGACTTCACCAGAAAACAGATAATACAAGTTCTAATGAACTAGATGAATTCTCAAAATGGATTTTAAATGTTGGGGATGGTAAGATTTCAGAGTCAAATGATGTTTTGGTTGATATAGAAATTCCTCAATAGCTATTAATATCCAATTTTGATAATCCTATAAAGGCTACTACTGATAGCACTTATTCCGATTTGTTGGAAAAATTTCAAGGTGTTGCGTTCTTACAAGGAAATGCAATTATCGCTTCAACCATTGAGGTTGTAGAAAAAAATCAAGCATTATGTATTGGATTTGATACCAGGTAAAACTCTGTTAACTTTAGTCTATTTATACATACGACAATACGTTTTATCAAATACTTTTACTAATGTCTTAATGTTTTGATTTTAAACCTTttttaggagaagagaaagagtATATGAGTTTCGATTCAATTGATAGAACTGATACAAGTTATACTGAAGCGTATGAAGTCCTAACACTAAAATTCCTTAGTAAACTGAGAACATCAGGTCTACCAAATCATGGGATCAAATTGAAGGTTGGTACACCCATTATGCTAATGAGGAATTTGGACCAAACTGATGGATTATGCAATGGAACAAGATTAACTGTTACAAGATTAGCAAATCACGTCGTTGAGGCAAAAATTATGTCTAGAAAGAACATAGATAACATTTTTTACATTCCGCGGATGTTATGTCACCTTCTGAGTCACTGTGGGCATTTAAGTTGATTAGGAGACAATTACCAATCATTGTCTCATATGCAGTGATAATTAATATATCCCAAGGTCAATCACTTGATAGTATCAGATTGTATTTGCCTACTCCTATTTTTAGTCATGGCCAATTGTATGTTGCAGTTTCAAGAGTTAAGACCAAAAGTGGTATGAAAATCAtaatcatggttttaaattgcggttgcggctgCAGATGCGGTTGCGGTTGCGGATGTTGCGATTGCGTTTATTGCGCTTGTTGCGATGCGCATTACGGTTGTTGCAGCgtgaattttttaaagaaagtgtttgaaatattatattgaaaaacaCTAAATGTTATGTTTTTTCATTATATCAAAAGTAAATTGAGTTTTATAAATCTAATATATTGATTAAACATGATTCATAATCATGGCAGAGAGAATGCAGCGTGTTCGATTACTACAAATGGTGTATACAATAAGGTTTTCCAAACACTTTGTTAGTTGgtattttttttaccttttattttgtgATCCAAATTAAATACCCATTCTTACtttatatatgtatatgccaCAAACTTTATTAGGTTTTTCTGCAATTtcgaataaatatataattatgatATATTTCTTCATGCAGTTGTATGATGCTGTTTATTGTTATTGATTGGTTGATGCAATGATGAAGTTCAATGATTATGATTTACATGAAAgataatttaaaaggaaaaatacaAGTGATCCTAATCAATTATTTGGGGACGTTACTTGTAAAACCAAAGGTCATACACTTACCTTTCCTATGAATTGCCGTTAAAAATCCGCCGCCAACACATAATTTAAATGGAGTGTTTGTTTATTTCCCAAGAATTTCCCTACAAACTTCAATATCAAATCCTCGCACCCTTATAAAATAATCAGAAATATTTTAATAACCGTCAagagaaaaaatttatttttgagaatCAATTTACAATTTCTTTGTCCCGAAAATTTCCATTTCTCTAGTTGGTACCATGGCTACTTCAACTGAAACAGAAGAGTATGTGCTGTTGAAACTTCTGGTAAACGAAGAAACTAACAAAGTTGTATTCGCTGAAGCTGGGAAGGATTTTGTGGACATTCTCTGTAGCTTCTTAACATTACCATTAGGAACCATCGCAAAACTTTCGCAGAAGGATTCTAACATGGGGCCAGTAACCATCAATTGTCTCAACACGCTCTATCAAAGTGTTTCAGATCTTGACGAGTGTCTATGCTCGGAGACAAacaatgaattgttgttgtatCCCAGGAACTCGTCAGAAGATTACTGCAGCACTCTTAAAATTAACATTGATGATCTTGAGTATACCGAGTACTTCATGTGTGATAACAAATATTGTGGTAGTGACAGCAATGATTATGGTTATTCTTTTGCCTCTTATTATTTGAGCACGTCCAGACATCATAAAGCCGCGTGTTGTGGGAAGAGTTATAACCGTTCTGTTTTCCTGAAACCATACAATAAAGGATTTGTTAACAGTGTTGCTACTTTTGTTATTACTGATGACTTGGTTATTATGCCAAACTCCATGGTTCATAACagcttttctcttcttcagaATTCTGGAATGATCGCAACTTCTGCAAAAGAAATGACCGTACATGTTACTGAGGAAAAGgtttttatttatatgttataCTATATACTTTATATGATTGTTTGTTTATTGCTATTTTTTTCTTCGACTCAAGTGTTCCGATAACTATTTCTATTCAGGTACTTGATCTTCTAAAGTGTGCCATGGTTTCTAAATCACCTCTGACAGATGTTTTTCTAGGAAAGAAACCGTCCATCCAGAGTTTTTGGTTTTACTGTTGTGATCTTGAAAACAGTGACAATATTCAATTCACCCTTCAGCTAGTTATTAGAAAATCAGATAGGAAGGTATTGTTTGCTTATGGGGAGCATGACTTTGCAGATTTACTATTAAGTTTTCTTACTTTTCCTTTGGGAGGTGTTGCCAGTAGGTTAGGACGATATGATTCTATAGGCAGTATTGGTCGATTATACAGAAGCATAGTTGAATTAgatgaaaacaaatattttatgtcAAAAGAAGCGAAGAACAGGGTCGTTGATCCTCACTTGGACAAGGAGACGGAGTTCAAATCAAACACAGAGATATTACAGAAAGACAAGTCAAGTGATTACTACTTTTGTTATTATCAAGGTGAAAGTTACAAACAAAGTATTATTAATGATCAATTTTTCATAAGCAATGAATATAGGAGTGATAATAAAAAATGTATAACAATGAAACTTGTTAACGCCCGGAAAGGCTCGGCAAGTAAGGATCAAGGTTATGTGAAAGGACCAAGAACATATCTAGTTACAGATGACTTGGTTATTGGACCTTCATCTCCAATTTCAGGTCAATTAGTAATCAATCGTTTGCAGATTCCTCCTGATGACCTGAAGGAAAAAGTTGTCATGATTGGTATCAAAGAGGTAAGGTGTAAAATAAGATCTATTTAAAGATTTAACATTTCACCATTTTAGTATCTTTGTGAAGTATTCATGCAAAATACATATTGATAAGTTTCTTTTCTTGTTGTAGTGTGTGAACATATTGAAAGCTGCTTTGATATCAACATCAGCTCTAACAAATGGTCTCAGTCACTTGTTAACTGAAGCTAAGTAGAAGAAATAACAATTGTTATTGTTGTGTTGTGTTTTAAGATGTGTTAAGAGCTTGTAACCAGATATTATTATTGGATTagtattttgttttgttgttgttgcgaaTCCGTTGTTATGGTTAAGATTCCAGATATATATGCTTCTTAGTACTGATTTCCTTTCTTTGATTTTTACTGAAACATTTTTCTCCTGATTTTTATAGCTTACTAAATGAACATTTTTGCCTGGGTTCTATTTGAATTCGTTAACCATAGTGTGGATTTCATTACTCTATAAAGTAAAAAGGTTCCAGTTAATTTATAGATCTTTAAAATTTAGAGTTTTTTGGTGGTTAGTTATATTATTCAGTGTAGAGTGTATTAGTGCTTAACAAGACCTAAGAATCTACTCCTAATATATCTGTGGAGTCCAAATATATTCTTGTTAGTTTTTCCTGTCTATGGTTAGCATATAAGGTGTAATATGATACTTTAATAGTCACTTCATCTCAACTCATGCTGGGGGATGGTCAAGTTTACAATGAAAGatagaatttttgaaatttacatTGTTTCTTTTAAGGATTTGTTCCAAAAGAATTTTAATAAGAACAATGCTTCATTGTCTATACCTCAAAAAATACATATTCCTCATAGACAATATTTGGATgacaaaatatttcaataataaaaaacaataagcCTGCTAATCTATCTTGATGTTTTGAAAATACAAGTGATCAGATGACATAACAAACTAATGCTAACTCTTTATTGGATGGACCCTTCTTGTGTTGCAAGTTATATGTAAACAATTTCAATTTAGtggaatttttttattaaatataaatttaggaTTCCTCTGATTCGATTTGAATTCTTAAGAATTTTGATCTGTTTCAGTAATTTGGTGGCTACTGCTTGTTGGGTTTAATTGTAGTTTCTTTCTCAGATTGTGGTTTTTCGGACTTTTCTGGGAACCTTATAGTGTAAGAGCACTTCTGTTTAAGTAGTGACCCCTTTTGAAGTGGTTTTTCGTTTGCTGCTACTCACTTTGATAACGAGTTACGTTAAGATAATGAATGAGTTGAGGATATTATGTGGTTATGACTCTCGTTGTTAACAAAGAAGATAAATTTTATTAGGGTTCTAGGTGTAATGTTTTACGCAAATAAAACTGGAGAGAAATACAAACTAAGTTATAACAAAGAGAAAAAATCTAGCATTTCATGTAGAGAAAAGTGGCTTCgatgaaataaattattaaaaagaaataaaaacataaacttaaGTTGCTAGGATTTGAACCATAGTTGAGTCACATTGCATAATGAGTTGTATGTTTAATCATTTCTTCGTATGATATTGAGTTGGGTGTGATTATGTGATTGTTGTGAACTATGTGTAGTTGTATATGTTTTTCGTTGCAGTTTATATCGTTAAATTTATTGATGTGAATTCTCactcttttgttgttgttgttgttgtagtctGTGCTCCTCTTCGAAGAACATATAAGCAGGTAACTGAGTAGCTGCTTAGAGCGGCAAGATGACGCGATGCTGttctttttcccttttatttagtgttttagaaTATGTGCTCTGATATGTAATATTGGACAGGTGAATGTTATTATTTCGCTGTTTATGTTTTGTTAATGAGAGTTAAATGATATACTCTCGACGATTGATGTTGTTAAATGTGGAGGTCTTGCCTAGTTGCTCTTAGTTTtttaggctttgtttgcgagtttggatgGGAAGAAAGGTGAGGGCTTTGGGAAATAGAAAGAATTAGGTGAAAAGAATAAAAcgattttgggtaggaggattttggagggattgattttattcataacaccaaaaaaccccataaaatggagaaactcaaaaattgtattgaaggagggttttggagagcttccataaattttccaaaaatcttttaggttgttatactattttgaaaattaaaaatttagtaataataatgactcttttatcattctaaacaaaataaatttttaaaaaaaatgtcaaatatttttctatatattttttttaaattttgttttcagaagtcttcccctcccctcccttccaaactcgcaaacatagcCTGAGTGTTTCATGCAAGTTATTTTTACTGTGAAACATGCTTAGTTGATGAAATTCCGCTGTAATGATACCATGAGTGAATGTGAGCATGCGATGACAAGTgttgaatgttttattttaaattatgtgtTATAGATCAGATAGTAATTTGAGACGCGTGACATCCTAATTAGAAATAtgtgatatatttttttatttatttcgttATATTACGCATGGGGAATTTAGGGTGTtatagtgttgcaccccaatttttaaccactgagatcccaccatatttcCAAATATtatgatcatcattatcatcatgcatatcatttgctaaccaaaaatacaaaaaaaatttgttgcttgttgcttgtgtcctTGGACAGTAGACTAATCAAATAAGAGACTGAGCAAGTTAGgattttgaggcccacaaggaatTTCAACATTCTCCAATGATTCAAATGGTTCTCTCATCAATATCCAAGTCCAAATATGGTCCAATTCAAGATCAATCACTTTCAAGATCACCTAAggcccaaaattagggttttgacctaattccacttgagggttgacttttaatcaagacatggctccaagactcaaaccataattcaagggcatccaaatcaacattataatccattcacatcattcatttgaagaggagaccttgattcatatggaatccacaaaactgcagttcatttggaaaacgTCAACTatgtgggtcaacctttgacttttgagaaaaatggtcaaacATGAACTTTaaaggattcaaatcatcatcatatgattaTAGAAGACATTttaccaagagaaatcaagaaaattcatcaagaatcaaaaagtcaacaaaagtcaaaattaggatttttaagtgattttgacctcattttgaGAACtttaaatttcacctacacacacAAAAATCTCCCGACATGAAAATTGTAGATCTTGAttaaataaacaactttgtcactaatctcatttcaacaaaaaaatattattttgagagatatggaattatgaagattatgttcaaaaaacttagaaagtttttaagtgttttcacttgaatttttcctaactttgtggccatttttctccatgattccaaaggagtttgagaaaacttttaacaagtgaattgaagtatgtagaaagggatttccaaagagaccaatagcatgaaattccatggcttgatctaggagatatgattttgtcaatatggctcCATGGCACTTGAAATGgaagttatgaacatgaagaacaagttTGAATCTTGATCCAAATCTGGAGAATCCTTGAAGTACAAgtcctctaacttgtttaagaGGCCATAATGAGAGATTTACACACTCTTTTGATCTATGATCCACATGCTTAAGCCATTACACAATGAATCATTCCATTTTAAACATAAAGATCGCACTTCCATTCTTGTAAAGAGGCTTTAATCCAACCACTCTTGCATTGAGCCTATAAACATGTTTCTTATGCAGCAAAAGCACTTCAAACCTCACAAGCAACCTCTCCATACTCAGAATAAAGTCTTGGAAGCATGTTTGAAGTTGTACCTTGCTCTTGTAACCAcaattttctcatttcttcatgaagaagcaatTTGTACAACTATCACATGTGAAGGCCAAATTCTGAGATTCCTtcacccacaaaccctaatttatgccTATAAATAAAGGGAATTTCTCATTGCATTCCtgacaccagaattctccaagtcatacctcacttgaaattctccaaaTTCCTATCTTTGCATTTttctagtgattttgagttcaaTCAATTCTGGGTGTCAACCAAGGTTTCAAACAAcctctaaacatcatttagaagttgtCTACCACTTCCATAACCCCCCGAAACCTCTCTAACTCagaatcaccattttcactttcaTTTGCATACCATTGAAGCCTTAACCTTCCAAAACACAAACTAAACACAAACCTACCAAACTATCACTTTGGATACCTTCTATATACCATATAGAAGCTATCCGAACCATTGATTTATAACTGTAACACCTGAACCTCAAGCTCCATTTTTATTTGCTTGTCTTGTAGGTGACTTCGAGTAGAAGGCCTTGGCGTCATTCATCCATTTTAAAATGCAAGTTTATAATATAATGTGTTAGAAACGTGTGTTTAAAATGAATACATCATTAGCTCACTTGGTCACTAGCGCACTCTTAGTCCTTTCATGCCCAAGgtttggggttcgaatccccctcaccCCAGACCTTTTTGcgattttatttttttccattattttgacttgttttcACTTATATTGAATTGGGCTCACTTCACTTTCACCTTtagcgcgttggcccagtggtaagCTTTTGAGTTGTTGTTGGCTTTAGGGGCGtaggttcaaaccctggcaggaccaccCTATGTTTTTTAACACTTGttcatttctattttaattaaactttgaaaatattttttaaaatagcaatattaattattttggtttgactttttttttgttgcttattTAACTTGTGTATTATGTTATaagttaaaaatccaaaaatatttattttcatctcattttaaaattaaatcaaaaaataggttttaaattttaaaaaatcaacaaaaatcattcttttttgaatattttcttcaaattaactttgtgtattttttgtaaatatatttgtAGGGTTAGGATAACATGTCCTTGACTTTTCTCATGTACTcttagaccaattctcttttagaatttggtatttaatcattgaaaatcaattaggtttaggtgttgatttaaaaaccctaatttcaaacccTAATACAAAAATATCTTGATCTTTGTTCATCCATGTTAAGTGTGACTTGTTTACCTTGATCATTATCTTTTGTCCATGTACATTTACTTGTTGATTTTCATCCTTGTGTTTTGTACTTATCatccattgtattatcatttgTATATACTTTGTTTCTAACCCACATGCATGAGTTTCATATTAATCATCCATCAATCATATATGAATCCCTCCAAAGGTATAAATATCcattatcattgatgattatcatacttacttgtttgtcttttgtgacacatgttatcacacacacacacacacacacacacacacacacacacacacacttgaggtatccattgattgattgcttaagttgtttgttgaaaatccaaaggaatgagaataaTATTGACTAGAATTggcaaggtactcaaactcttttccaaatctcttttattttttgttaaagtattgttaaagcttttcaccTATCTTTatagttttgtattgttaaagcataACCTTTTCAAACtttaaaatggttttgtattgttaaagct
The Vicia villosa cultivar HV-30 ecotype Madison, WI linkage group LG6, Vvil1.0, whole genome shotgun sequence genome window above contains:
- the LOC131614082 gene encoding uncharacterized protein LOC131614082, which translates into the protein MATSTETEEYVLLKLLVNEETNKVVFAEAGKDFVDILCSFLTLPLGTIAKLSQKDSNMGPVTINCLNTLYQSVSDLDECLCSETNNELLLYPRNSSEDYCSTLKINIDDLEYTEYFMCDNKYCGSDSNDYGYSFASYYLSTSRHHKAACCGKSYNRSVFLKPYNKGFVNSVATFVITDDLVIMPNSMVHNSFSLLQNSGMIATSAKEMTVHVTEEKVLDLLKCAMVSKSPLTDVFLGKKPSIQSFWFYCCDLENSDNIQFTLQLVIRKSDRKVLFAYGEHDFADLLLSFLTFPLGGVASRLGRYDSIGSIGRLYRSIVELDENKYFMSKEAKNRVVDPHLDKETEFKSNTEILQKDKSSDYYFCYYQGESYKQSIINDQFFISNEYRSDNKKCITMKLVNARKGSASKDQGYVKGPRTYLVTDDLVIGPSSPISGQLVINRLQIPPDDLKEKVVMIGIKECVNILKAALISTSALTNGLSHLLTEAK